Proteins encoded by one window of Paenibacillus urinalis:
- a CDS encoding LLM class flavin-dependent oxidoreductase: protein MSKREMKLGAFLMVPGHHVAAWRHPDADVNGVLNLSFYKELAQTAERGKFDMVFLADSLAAKGNKRIEGRAVNATFEPLTLLSALSAVTDRIGLAATVSTTYNEPYHVARKFASLDHLSNGRAGWNVVTSGSEIEALNFGKENHLLHELRYDRAKEFVDVVSGLWDTWDDDAVVKDKESGVFSAPDKIRALDHKGEWFQVQGPLNISRPPQGNPVIIQAGASESGRDFAAQYAEAIFTAWQTFDEAKQFYTDVKGRLQHYGRTAEDVKIMPGVFPIIGRTEEEADELESKLKELIHPTVGVALLSGLISYDLSSYPVDGPLPELPDLSQINGQKSRFLLLKDIADREGYTIRQLYQHIAGARGHWSIKGTPVQIADQLEAWFNGGAADGFNVMAPYLPGGLTDFVDLVVPELQRRNLFRKEYTGSTLREHLGLRRPVSTGTQQPLQHS from the coding sequence TCCTGATGCGGATGTGAATGGTGTGCTGAATTTATCGTTCTACAAAGAGCTTGCTCAAACCGCAGAGCGGGGTAAATTCGATATGGTGTTTCTGGCAGACAGTCTTGCCGCAAAAGGAAATAAACGTATAGAGGGCCGAGCGGTGAATGCTACATTTGAGCCGCTAACCTTACTATCTGCACTCTCTGCAGTTACAGATCGTATTGGACTTGCAGCCACCGTCTCCACCACCTATAACGAGCCTTACCATGTTGCCCGTAAGTTTGCCTCCCTGGATCATCTCAGTAATGGCAGGGCAGGCTGGAATGTGGTTACCTCCGGCAGTGAAATTGAAGCTCTGAATTTTGGGAAAGAGAATCATCTGCTCCATGAGCTGAGATATGATCGTGCCAAAGAATTTGTAGATGTCGTATCCGGATTGTGGGATACCTGGGATGATGATGCGGTTGTTAAGGATAAAGAATCGGGCGTGTTCTCCGCGCCTGATAAGATCCGGGCCCTCGATCACAAGGGAGAGTGGTTTCAGGTGCAGGGGCCTCTGAATATCTCCCGCCCTCCACAGGGCAACCCTGTTATCATTCAAGCCGGAGCTTCGGAATCGGGCCGGGATTTTGCCGCACAGTACGCGGAGGCGATCTTTACCGCATGGCAGACATTTGATGAAGCGAAGCAGTTTTACACAGATGTAAAAGGCCGGCTGCAGCACTATGGCAGAACGGCCGAGGATGTAAAAATTATGCCGGGCGTGTTCCCTATCATCGGAAGAACCGAAGAAGAAGCTGATGAACTTGAATCCAAGCTGAAAGAGCTGATCCATCCTACGGTCGGTGTAGCCCTCTTATCAGGTCTGATCAGCTACGACCTTTCCTCTTATCCTGTAGACGGTCCCTTGCCTGAGCTTCCTGATCTCTCGCAAATCAATGGTCAGAAGAGCCGTTTCCTTCTTCTCAAAGACATCGCCGACCGGGAAGGCTACACCATTCGCCAGCTGTACCAGCACATCGCCGGTGCACGCGGACATTGGAGCATCAAGGGAACGCCCGTTCAGATTGCGGATCAGCTGGAAGCTTGGTTCAATGGCGGTGCTGCTGACGGATTTAATGTGATGGCCCCGTATCTGCCTGGAGGCTTAACCGACTTTGTCGATCTCGTCGTACCTGAGCTTCAGCGTAGAAATTTATTTCGGAAAGAATATACAGGAAGCACACTACGGGAGCATTTGGGTCTGAGAAGACCTGTCTCAACCGGCACACAGCAGCCCCTCCAGCATTCTTAA